The following are from one region of the Actinoplanes sp. L3-i22 genome:
- a CDS encoding DedA family protein has translation MIATLGALAWLFAVVCFGAIIPIVPTGAAVSGAAALAFHEHHPVTIVLVVAAGAAGAYLGDLAMYAMCRLGGEQLARRLRWLRDEEHLAGVKDRLKQRQVPVLLVSRLIPGGRVPVLLAAAFLGLSWRTFVVANLPACALWATVYAGIGVAGGSIFPQPWQGIVAAVALILVVNQAISWWTKRRAAATTRGAST, from the coding sequence GTGATCGCCACGCTGGGCGCGCTGGCCTGGCTCTTCGCCGTGGTCTGCTTCGGCGCCATCATCCCGATCGTGCCGACCGGGGCGGCGGTCAGCGGCGCCGCCGCGCTCGCCTTCCACGAACACCATCCGGTCACCATCGTCCTGGTGGTGGCGGCCGGCGCGGCCGGCGCCTACCTCGGCGACCTGGCGATGTACGCGATGTGCCGGCTCGGCGGCGAGCAGCTCGCCCGGCGGCTGCGCTGGCTGCGTGACGAGGAACACCTGGCCGGGGTGAAGGACCGGCTCAAACAGCGGCAGGTCCCGGTGCTGCTGGTGTCCCGGCTGATCCCGGGCGGCCGGGTCCCGGTGCTGCTCGCCGCGGCGTTCCTCGGCCTGTCCTGGCGCACGTTCGTGGTCGCCAACCTGCCGGCCTGCGCGCTCTGGGCCACCGTCTACGCCGGCATCGGCGTGGCCGGCGGCTCGATCTTCCCCCAGCCGTGGCAGGGCATCGTCGCCGCGGTCGCGCTGATCCTGGTGGTCAACCAGGCCATCTCCTGGTGGACCAAGCGCCGGGCGGCGGCAACAACTCGAGGGGCTAGTACTTGA
- a CDS encoding serine hydrolase, whose protein sequence is MALLAKGVIGSDSAAATFLTGSTSAASPTPTGPSPEELAKAARAKQVKALDAALAKYAATVPEFSVAVLDKKTGELYAYRGDEKYETASVVKVQVLACLLLTAQDQGRKLTSTEDTNAKNMIRNSDNNATTALFKSLGKQTAIQKCDKRLGLTGTTVNSSWGLTRTTVKDQVKLLSQLVAEKSPIAAKGRAYAHTLMSTVNETQQWGVPAVAQPGEEFTVKNGWLDRSTENGLWIVNSVGRITGDDVDVSIAVLSHLHKTQADGEKVIEKAVKMTRTYLKY, encoded by the coding sequence GTGGCCTTGCTGGCCAAAGGGGTGATCGGCAGTGACAGCGCCGCCGCCACGTTCCTGACCGGCAGCACGTCGGCGGCCTCGCCGACACCGACCGGGCCGAGCCCGGAGGAGCTGGCGAAGGCCGCGCGCGCCAAGCAGGTGAAGGCGCTGGACGCGGCCCTGGCGAAGTACGCGGCGACGGTTCCGGAGTTCTCGGTCGCGGTGCTGGACAAGAAGACCGGGGAGCTCTACGCCTACCGCGGCGACGAGAAGTACGAGACCGCCAGCGTGGTGAAGGTGCAGGTGCTCGCGTGCCTGCTGCTGACCGCTCAGGATCAGGGTCGCAAGCTCACCTCGACCGAGGACACGAACGCCAAGAACATGATCCGCAACAGCGACAACAACGCGACCACGGCGCTGTTCAAGAGCCTCGGCAAGCAGACCGCGATCCAGAAGTGTGACAAGCGGCTGGGCCTGACCGGCACCACCGTGAACAGCTCCTGGGGTCTGACCCGGACCACGGTCAAGGACCAGGTGAAGCTGTTGTCCCAGCTGGTCGCGGAGAAGAGCCCGATCGCCGCGAAGGGCCGGGCGTACGCGCACACCCTGATGAGCACGGTCAACGAGACCCAGCAGTGGGGCGTCCCGGCGGTGGCGCAGCCGGGCGAGGAGTTCACCGTGAAGAACGGCTGGCTGGACCGCTCGACCGAGAACGGGTTGTGGATCGTGAACTCGGTGGGCCGGATCACCGGTGACGACGTGGACGTCTCGATCGCGGTCCTCTCGCACCTGCACAAGACGCAGGCGGACGGCGAGAAAGTGATCGAGAAGGCGGTCAAGATGACCCGGACCTACCTCAAGTACTAG
- a CDS encoding YihY/virulence factor BrkB family protein: MSSTEPVPETRTMAGDELSADDAYLALRNYGGWPLLRDAFIRFRYGDGFSHSRAFALQLCLAIVPFLIALSGLATDLGAESGGEVVADTVIALTPGASEPLVRELLMDDERTEDAGELALVLGLITGLVALTTAMAQVERGANRIYGVERDRPALQKYTRAAVLAFTAGLPALFGFLILVAGRAAGESAEHRFDLPGWLRVGWDVVRWPVSLVLIVYAVGTLFRHSPRRKQPALSWLLFGAVVATVLWWLASLLLAGYIRVSGSFGATYGPLTAMMALLLWANLTGLAFFLGLAFAAQLEARRVGARPAQPDQWEPGHDVPAQRTAGVPTDSTG, translated from the coding sequence GTGAGCAGCACCGAACCGGTCCCCGAGACCAGGACCATGGCCGGGGACGAGCTCTCCGCCGACGACGCCTACCTGGCGCTGCGGAACTACGGCGGCTGGCCGTTGCTGCGGGACGCGTTCATCCGGTTCCGCTACGGCGACGGCTTCAGCCACTCGCGCGCCTTCGCGCTGCAGCTCTGCCTGGCCATCGTCCCGTTCCTGATCGCCCTCTCCGGCCTCGCCACCGACCTGGGCGCCGAGTCCGGCGGCGAGGTGGTCGCGGACACCGTCATCGCGCTCACCCCGGGTGCCAGCGAGCCGCTGGTCCGCGAGCTGCTGATGGACGACGAGCGCACCGAGGACGCCGGTGAGCTGGCCCTGGTGCTCGGTCTGATCACCGGGCTGGTCGCGCTGACCACCGCGATGGCCCAGGTCGAGCGCGGCGCCAACCGCATCTACGGCGTCGAGCGGGACCGGCCGGCGCTGCAGAAGTACACCCGGGCCGCGGTGCTGGCGTTCACCGCCGGGCTGCCGGCGCTGTTCGGGTTCCTGATCCTGGTGGCCGGGCGGGCCGCCGGGGAGTCGGCCGAGCACCGATTCGACCTCCCGGGCTGGCTCCGGGTCGGGTGGGACGTGGTGCGCTGGCCGGTGAGCCTGGTGCTGATCGTCTACGCGGTCGGCACGCTGTTCAGGCACTCGCCGCGGCGCAAGCAGCCGGCGCTGTCCTGGCTGCTGTTCGGCGCGGTGGTGGCGACCGTGCTGTGGTGGCTGGCGAGCCTGCTGCTGGCCGGGTACATCCGGGTCAGCGGGAGCTTCGGGGCGACCTACGGCCCGCTCACCGCGATGATGGCGCTGCTGCTCTGGGCGAACCTGACCGGCCTGGCGTTCTTCCTGGGTCTGGCGTTCGCCGCGCAGCTGGAGGCCCGCCGGGTCGGGGCGAGACCGGCCCAGCCGGACCAGTGGGAGCCCGGCCACGACGTGCCCGCGCAACGCACGGCCGGTGTACCGACCGACTCCACGGGGTAA
- a CDS encoding S1 family peptidase — protein sequence MLNPKLRRPIVGMAVGILAGSVMAVTSPASAAPAVADASFAPSALASKLDSQLGTRDAGSYLDSSGKLVVNVTDAATAAEVTASGATPRYVARSGATLAAADASLKTNLKTPGTAFAVDPVTNQVVVSVDESITGAKLAAVKATVAKLGDSARIETIAGKISTRISGGDAIYVSGARCSLGFNVQSSSGTKYFLTAGHCTNIGATWTNGSTTLGTRAGTSFPGNDYGIVRYTTTSVTISGAVGSQDITSAGTPAVGATVYRRGSTTGIHSGRVTALNSTVNYSEGSVSGLIRTTVCAEPGDSGGSLYSGTTALGLTSGGSGNCSSGGVTYFQPVVEPLSVYGVSVF from the coding sequence GTGCTCAACCCGAAGCTTCGCCGACCGATCGTCGGCATGGCGGTCGGCATTCTCGCGGGCAGCGTCATGGCCGTCACGTCCCCCGCCTCGGCGGCCCCGGCCGTGGCTGACGCGTCCTTCGCGCCGTCCGCACTTGCCAGTAAGTTGGACAGCCAGTTGGGCACCCGCGACGCCGGGTCCTACCTCGACTCCTCCGGCAAGCTGGTGGTCAACGTCACCGACGCGGCCACCGCGGCCGAGGTGACGGCCTCCGGTGCCACCCCGCGCTACGTCGCCCGCAGCGGCGCGACCCTCGCGGCGGCGGACGCCAGCCTGAAGACGAACCTGAAGACGCCCGGCACGGCCTTCGCCGTCGACCCGGTCACCAACCAGGTCGTGGTCAGCGTCGACGAGAGCATCACCGGCGCCAAGCTGGCCGCGGTCAAGGCGACCGTCGCGAAGCTCGGCGACAGCGCCCGGATCGAGACCATCGCCGGCAAGATCAGCACCCGGATCTCCGGCGGCGACGCGATCTACGTGAGCGGCGCGCGCTGCTCGCTCGGCTTCAACGTGCAGAGCAGCTCCGGGACGAAGTACTTCCTGACCGCGGGCCACTGCACCAACATCGGCGCCACCTGGACCAACGGGTCCACCACGCTGGGCACGCGGGCCGGCACCAGCTTCCCGGGCAACGACTACGGCATCGTGCGCTACACGACCACGTCGGTCACCATCAGCGGCGCGGTCGGCTCGCAGGACATCACCTCGGCCGGCACCCCGGCGGTCGGCGCGACCGTCTACCGCCGCGGCTCCACGACGGGCATCCACTCCGGCCGGGTCACCGCGCTGAACAGCACGGTCAACTACTCGGAGGGCTCCGTCTCCGGCCTCATCCGGACCACCGTCTGCGCCGAGCCCGGCGACAGCGGCGGCTCGCTCTACTCCGGCACCACCGCCCTCGGCCTCACCTCCGGCGGCAGCGGGAACTGCAGCTCGGGCGGCGTCACCTACTTCCAGCCGGTCGTAGAGCCCCTGAGCGTCTACGGCGTCTCGGTCTTCTGA
- a CDS encoding DUF1990 family protein: MTRLTYPEIGLTRTGPLPDGYRHLRYRTRLGSGAAVFATAGEAVLTFRMHRATGARVRTAAGRAAPGVPLTIGLGPVSAPCEIVWITQTDDKIGFGYGTLPGHPATGEEAFVVERDEHDDVWFAATAFSRPAGALMRLAGPFAVLVQQAYARRCGQVLRRLGTVSR, encoded by the coding sequence GTGACCCGCTTGACGTACCCCGAGATCGGCCTGACCCGCACCGGACCGCTGCCGGACGGCTACCGCCACCTGCGCTATCGGACCCGACTGGGCTCCGGCGCGGCCGTCTTCGCCACCGCCGGCGAGGCGGTCCTGACCTTCCGGATGCACCGCGCCACCGGCGCGCGAGTCCGCACCGCCGCCGGGCGTGCCGCGCCCGGCGTCCCGCTCACCATCGGCCTCGGCCCGGTCAGCGCCCCCTGCGAGATCGTCTGGATCACCCAGACGGACGACAAGATCGGATTTGGGTACGGAACGCTGCCCGGTCACCCGGCCACGGGTGAGGAGGCGTTCGTCGTGGAACGCGACGAGCACGACGACGTGTGGTTCGCGGCGACCGCGTTCAGCCGCCCGGCCGGCGCCCTGATGCGACTGGCCGGGCCGTTCGCGGTGCTGGTCCAGCAGGCCTACGCACGCCGGTGCGGACAGGTGCTGCGGCGGCTGGGTACCGTGAGCCGGTGA
- a CDS encoding MBL fold metallo-hydrolase: protein MSTTSVTWWGHSTVWLADSGVTLLTDPVLTDRLAHLKRMAGPAPRLPGAPDAILLSHLHADHFHVASIKAVPGNPILIVPRGAAAFAAKALGPAIAKRCVEVGVGDEVEVGAVRVRAVPARHDGGRGPWSRERAEAIGFVVEGNTKIWYAGDTGLFEQMHDLGPLDLALLPVGGWGPTLGSHGHLDAADAAEALRRVKASWAVPVHYGTLWPIGMGRVRQHMFAGPGPRFAELAARTSPDARVRVLAQGETLTLGPAA from the coding sequence GTGAGCACGACATCGGTCACCTGGTGGGGACACAGCACCGTCTGGCTCGCCGACTCCGGGGTCACCCTGCTCACCGACCCGGTGCTCACCGACCGGCTGGCCCACCTCAAGCGGATGGCCGGGCCGGCGCCCCGGCTGCCCGGTGCGCCGGACGCGATCCTGCTCTCCCACCTGCACGCCGACCACTTCCACGTGGCGTCGATCAAGGCCGTACCGGGAAATCCGATTTTGATCGTGCCGCGCGGCGCCGCCGCCTTCGCCGCGAAAGCACTCGGCCCGGCCATCGCGAAGCGATGCGTCGAGGTCGGCGTCGGCGACGAGGTCGAGGTCGGCGCGGTCCGCGTGCGCGCCGTCCCGGCGCGGCACGACGGCGGACGCGGTCCGTGGTCCAGGGAGCGGGCCGAGGCCATCGGCTTCGTGGTCGAGGGCAACACCAAGATCTGGTACGCCGGGGACACCGGCCTCTTCGAGCAGATGCACGACCTCGGACCGCTCGACCTGGCGCTCCTGCCGGTCGGCGGCTGGGGCCCGACCCTGGGCTCGCACGGTCACCTGGACGCGGCCGACGCGGCCGAGGCGCTGCGCCGGGTGAAGGCGTCCTGGGCGGTGCCGGTGCACTACGGGACGCTCTGGCCGATCGGGATGGGGCGGGTCCGGCAGCACATGTTCGCCGGGCCCGGCCCGCGGTTCGCCGAGCTGGCCGCGCGCACCTCGCCGGACGCCCGGGTCCGGGTGCTGGCGCAGGGCGAGACGCTGACCCTGGGACCGGCCGCGTGA
- a CDS encoding diacylglycerol kinase family protein, with product MTGPRSAVVVNPAKVTDPGQLRNTLRATLNRAGWPEPQWFETTPEDPGRGQAKRAVAEGAELVFACGGDGTVTAVVTALTGTDVALAVLPAGTGNLLAANLGLGTDPATGVQVAIEGGRRRIDVGVLGDQYFVVMAGMGFDAMMLQDTSERAKKHIGWPAYLFGAAKHLLDRPMRVRIRLDGGAPMPRRAQSVIAGNVGRLQGGVHLLKRAVPDDGRLDVAIISPDGLFSWARLIAGVASRRERVPRMETFTASRVEIYSNHAQPRQLDGDLIASGKAMKISVRHKALLLCVPQPDADPDLAYDAAAVAKRAKVQ from the coding sequence GTGACAGGACCTCGTTCGGCCGTTGTGGTGAACCCGGCCAAAGTGACCGATCCCGGTCAGCTCCGGAACACCCTGCGGGCCACCTTGAACCGGGCCGGGTGGCCGGAGCCGCAGTGGTTCGAGACGACCCCGGAGGACCCGGGCCGCGGCCAGGCCAAGCGGGCCGTCGCCGAGGGCGCCGAGCTGGTCTTCGCGTGCGGCGGCGACGGCACGGTGACCGCCGTGGTGACCGCGCTGACCGGCACCGACGTGGCGCTCGCGGTGCTGCCGGCCGGGACCGGGAACCTGCTCGCGGCGAACCTGGGGCTGGGCACCGACCCGGCGACCGGGGTGCAGGTGGCGATCGAGGGCGGCCGCCGGCGGATCGACGTGGGCGTGCTCGGCGATCAGTACTTCGTGGTGATGGCCGGGATGGGCTTCGACGCGATGATGCTGCAGGACACGTCCGAGCGGGCGAAGAAGCACATCGGCTGGCCGGCGTACCTGTTCGGGGCGGCCAAGCACCTGCTGGACCGGCCGATGCGGGTGCGGATCCGGCTGGACGGCGGCGCCCCGATGCCGCGCCGGGCGCAGAGCGTGATCGCCGGCAACGTGGGCCGGCTGCAGGGCGGGGTGCACCTGTTGAAGCGGGCGGTGCCCGACGACGGGCGGCTCGACGTGGCGATCATCAGCCCGGATGGGCTGTTCTCCTGGGCGCGCCTGATCGCCGGGGTGGCCAGCCGGCGGGAACGGGTGCCGCGGATGGAGACGTTCACCGCGTCCCGGGTGGAGATCTACAGCAATCACGCGCAGCCGCGGCAGTTGGACGGGGATCTGATCGCGTCGGGCAAGGCGATGAAGATTTCCGTACGCCATAAGGCTCTTCTGCTCTGTGTGCCGCAACCCGACGCGGACCCGGACCTGGCCTACGACGCCGCGGCGGTCGCGAAACGGGCCAAGGTCCAGTGA